In one window of Candidatus Kinetoplastibacterium blastocrithidii (ex Strigomonas culicis) DNA:
- the hemL gene encoding glutamate-1-semialdehyde 2,1-aminomutase — MISNTDLFERAQQFIPGGVNSPVRAFLSVGGCPRFIKKAYGPYIWDAEGKQYIDYVGSWGPAILGHSNPEVINSVIEAVKNGLSFGAPTEGETELAKLIISRIPSIEQIRLVSSGTEATMTAIRLARGFTNKTKIIKFEGCYHGHSDSLLVKAGSGLLTLGQPTSSGVPTSFIKDTIVLEFNNIESVEKAFEQHGKNIACIIVEPIAGNMNLVKPKEGFLKFLRNICTQNNSLLIFDEVMTGFRVGLRSAQGLFGISPDITTLAKIIGGGLPVGAIGARKNIMEHLAPQGGVYQAGTLSGNPIAVAAGIATLKQLGKPDFYENLAKNTNLLTSELQRVGRKAGFQFSSDFVGGMFGIYFNNMVPTSFIEASSCNSELFKCFFHEMLDQGVYLAPSSFEAGFLSSTHDENVIQKTIDIAEKVFRKLEKQT; from the coding sequence ATGATTTCTAATACAGATCTCTTTGAACGAGCACAACAATTTATACCTGGTGGAGTTAACTCTCCTGTTAGAGCATTCTTATCTGTTGGCGGTTGTCCTCGTTTCATCAAAAAAGCATATGGCCCTTATATTTGGGATGCTGAAGGAAAACAATATATAGATTATGTCGGATCATGGGGTCCGGCAATTTTAGGGCACTCTAATCCTGAAGTTATAAATTCCGTTATAGAGGCCGTTAAGAATGGATTATCATTTGGAGCCCCGACTGAAGGAGAAACTGAACTAGCAAAACTTATAATTTCAAGAATACCTTCAATAGAACAAATACGTTTAGTTAGCTCAGGGACTGAAGCAACTATGACTGCAATACGTCTAGCTAGAGGCTTTACTAATAAGACTAAAATAATCAAATTTGAAGGATGCTATCATGGACACTCTGATAGTTTACTAGTAAAAGCAGGATCTGGACTTCTAACTCTAGGGCAACCAACATCTTCTGGAGTGCCAACTAGCTTTATAAAAGACACTATAGTACTAGAATTTAACAATATAGAATCAGTAGAGAAGGCATTTGAACAACATGGTAAAAATATTGCTTGCATTATAGTGGAGCCGATTGCAGGCAATATGAATTTAGTAAAACCCAAAGAAGGTTTTTTAAAATTTTTGCGTAATATTTGCACTCAAAACAATTCTCTACTAATATTTGATGAGGTCATGACTGGATTTAGAGTCGGACTGAGATCTGCTCAAGGTTTATTTGGCATATCACCAGATATAACAACACTAGCCAAAATAATTGGTGGCGGATTACCTGTTGGGGCTATAGGGGCTAGGAAAAATATAATGGAACATCTAGCTCCACAAGGTGGAGTATATCAAGCTGGCACACTATCAGGAAACCCTATTGCAGTTGCAGCAGGAATTGCTACTCTGAAACAATTAGGTAAGCCAGATTTTTATGAAAACCTAGCTAAAAATACAAATCTATTGACATCAGAACTTCAAAGAGTGGGAAGAAAGGCTGGATTCCAGTTTTCCTCGGATTTTGTAGGAGGAATGTTTGGTATATATTTCAATAATATGGTGCCAACATCTTTCATAGAAGCATCGAGTTGCAACTCAGAATTATTCAAATGTTTTTTCCATGAGATGCTTGATCAAGGTGTTTATCTAGCTCCATCATCTTTTGAGGCTGGCTTTTTATCATCCACACATGATGAGAATGTTATTCAGAAAACCATAGATATAGCAGAGAAAGTATTTAGAAAGCTAGAAAAACAAACATAG